From Cyprinus carpio isolate SPL01 chromosome A7, ASM1834038v1, whole genome shotgun sequence, a single genomic window includes:
- the LOC109085599 gene encoding claudin-7-A, giving the protein MANSGVQLLGFGLSLIGIIGLIVGTILPQWKMSAYVGDSIITAVATYQGLWMSCAFQSTGQLQCKIYDSILQLDSDLQATRALMIVGIIASIAGLGVACMGMKCTTCGADDRVRKARTAMTGGIILLVGALCAIVACSWFAHNVIRAFYNPFTPVNTKFEFGAAIFIAWGGSFLDVLGGAMLAASCPRSKQVSKYPKSNPARSASSSNKEYV; this is encoded by the exons ATGGCAAACTCGGGCGTTCAGTTGCTTGGATTTGGTCTCTCTCTGATTGGCATCATTGGACTGATCGTGGGCACCATCCTCCCGCAGTGGAAGATGTCCGCGTACGTGGGGGACAGTATTATCACGGCAGTGGCCACATACCAGGGACTCTGGATGTCCTGCGCGTTTCAGAGCACCGGACAGCTTCAGTGCAAGATCTACGACTCCATTCTACAATTAGACA GTGATCTTCAAGCGACCCGTGCTTTGATGATTGTGGGTATCATTGCATCCATTGCCGGTCTTGGTGTGGCCTGCATGGGCATGAAGTGCACCACTTGTGGAGCTGATGACAGAGTTCGCAAGGCTCGCACGGCCATGACAGGGGGCATCATACTGCTAGTgggag CCCTCTGTGCAATTGTTGCCTGCTCATGGTTTGCCCACAATGTAATCCGAGCTTTCTACAACCCTTTCACTCCAGTCAACACCAA gtttgAGTTTGGAGCAGCTATTTTCATTGCTTGGGGCGGGTCATTTCTTGATGTTCTTGGTGGAGCCATGTTGGCTGCCTCTTGCCCTCGAAGTAAACAAGTGtcaaagtatcctaaaagtaACCCTGCACGGTCTGCCAGCAGCAGCAATAAAGAGTATGTGTGA
- the LOC109085598 gene encoding calcium/calmodulin-dependent protein kinase II inhibitor 2-like, producing the protein MNRPTEVQQQEDMYGMAEMPDLIPPAGALQPSPVIPYDHGQAGRNRPDLLSAPRRMQRAPKLGQIGRSTRVVIDDEDLDDIINNNRGFPVSQRVSPVA; encoded by the exons ATGAATAGACCTACCGAAGTACAGCAGCAGGAGGACATGTACGGCATGGCAGAAATGCCCGATCTCATACCACCGGCAGGTGCATTACAACCCAGTCCAGTAATCCCGTACGACCACGGACAGGCAGGGAGGAACAGACCAGACCTCCTGTCCGCCCCACGAAGAATGCAGCGAGCCCCCAAACTCGGACAGATCGGGCGGTCTACGAGAG tggTTATTGATGATGAGGACTTGGAtgatattataaacaataacagaGGCTTCCCGGTTTCTCAGAGAGTATCACCTGTTGCCTGA